In one Bradyrhizobium sp. 4 genomic region, the following are encoded:
- a CDS encoding IS3 family transposase (programmed frameshift) — MKASKFSEAQIAFVLKQAEDGSAVAEVCRKAGISEATFYNWRKKYAGLMPSEMKRLRQLEEENGKLKRIVADLSLDKAMLQDVLFKKALRPGRKRELVDKVRSDWKVSVRRACSTLRVDRALYVYKSKRGDQAALKHRIKDICATRVRYGYRRIHVLLQREGWAVNVKRVYRLYRELSLQLRNKTPKRRVKAKLREDRTDAKQINETWAMDFVHDQLATGRKLRVLTIVDIFSRFSPAADPRFSYRGEDVVLTLERICKTVGYPKSIRVDQGSEFISRDLDIWAYQRGVVLDFSRPGKPTDNTFIESFNGKFRTECLNMHWFLSLDDARQKMEDWRRDYNEVRPHSAIGNKAPISLLNGSSAPPPA; from the exons ATGAAGGCATCGAAGTTTTCAGAGGCGCAGATTGCATTCGTGCTGAAGCAGGCTGAAGACGGCTCGGCGGTGGCCGAGGTCTGCCGCAAGGCCGGGATCAGCGAGGCAACCTTCTACAACTGGCGGAAGAAGTATGCAGGCTTGATGCCCTCGGAGATGAAGCGGCTGCGTCAGCTTGAGGAAGAGAACGGGAAGCTGAAGCGGATTGTCGCCGACCTGTCGTTGGACAAGGCCATGCTTCAGGATGTGCTCT TCAAAAAAGCTCTGAGGCCTGGCCGCAAGCGCGAGCTTGTCGACAAGGTGCGAAGTGACTGGAAGGTGTCAGTCAGGCGGGCCTGCTCCACGCTTCGGGTTGATCGCGCTCTTTACGTCTACAAGTCGAAGCGCGGCGACCAGGCCGCTCTCAAACACCGGATCAAGGACATCTGCGCGACGCGGGTGAGATACGGCTATCGGCGCATTCATGTGCTGCTGCAACGGGAGGGCTGGGCCGTTAACGTCAAACGGGTCTATCGCCTGTACCGGGAATTGAGCCTGCAATTACGCAACAAAACGCCCAAGCGCCGCGTCAAGGCCAAGTTGCGAGAAGATCGAACCGATGCCAAACAGATCAACGAGACCTGGGCCATGGACTTCGTTCACGACCAGCTGGCCACCGGCCGCAAACTCCGCGTGCTGACGATTGTCGACATCTTCAGCCGCTTCTCGCCGGCGGCCGATCCGCGGTTCAGCTATCGAGGCGAGGACGTTGTGCTGACTCTGGAGCGCATCTGCAAAACCGTCGGTTACCCGAAGAGCATTCGTGTGGATCAGGGATCGGAGTTCATCTCCCGCGATCTCGACATCTGGGCTTATCAAAGAGGCGTTGTGCTCGACTTCTCACGTCCCGGCAAGCCGACGGACAATACCTTCATCGAATCCTTCAACGGCAAGTTCAGAACCGAATGCCTGAACATGCACTGGTTCCTGAGCCTTGACGACGCCCGGCAGAAAATGGAGGATTGGCGTAGAGACTACAACGAAGTCCGGCCCCATAGCGCGATCGGCAACAAGGCGCCGATATCGCTGTTGAATGGCTCATCGGCGCCCCCGCCGGCATGA
- a CDS encoding DUF2939 domain-containing protein, translating into MRWLIGILAAFLICLFIYAGSAFVSVLGLVSAVRSGDAAQVMARTNLPRLRHSVVDQVVSAYLDRIGRKRPVQPFERMAVNAFGATIADDLAVKLMTPENLSVLLRSGTVREVLPKTRPADAGIFRGLAHAGGGADEPFNSDIGALLPIALWGRTSL; encoded by the coding sequence ATGAGGTGGCTCATTGGCATCCTGGCGGCGTTCCTGATCTGCCTCTTCATCTACGCCGGATCAGCCTTCGTTTCGGTCCTGGGCCTAGTTTCGGCGGTGCGAAGCGGAGATGCCGCTCAGGTGATGGCCCGGACTAATCTTCCGCGCCTCCGTCATTCGGTAGTCGATCAGGTTGTGTCCGCTTATCTCGACCGAATTGGCCGAAAGCGGCCGGTGCAGCCGTTTGAACGAATGGCAGTCAACGCATTCGGTGCGACAATTGCCGACGATCTCGCGGTCAAGCTCATGACACCGGAAAATTTGTCCGTCCTGTTGAGGAGCGGCACCGTCCGTGAAGTGCTCCCCAAAACTAGGCCAGCTGATGCTGGAATTTTCCGGGGTTTAGCTCATGCCGGCGGGGGCGCCGATGAGCCATTCAACAGCGATATCGGCGCCTTGTTGCCGATCGCGCTATGGGGCCGGACTTCGTTGTAG
- a CDS encoding PilZ domain-containing protein, translated as MEQNSSHSTRIPKSGSISFGRSKANCLIRSISVYGAALDIAGNEKIPDEFALTVIPDGNPRRCSVVWRKEKRIAVAFY; from the coding sequence ATGGAGCAGAACAGTTCTCATTCGACACGCATCCCAAAGTCCGGCTCGATCAGCTTCGGCCGTTCAAAAGCAAACTGCTTGATCCGCAGCATCTCTGTATACGGTGCCGCCCTTGATATTGCAGGAAATGAAAAGATTCCCGACGAATTCGCGCTGACTGTCATTCCGGACGGTAACCCACGTCGCTGTTCAGTCGTCTGGCGTAAAGAAAAACGTATCGCCGTCGCATTCTATTGA
- a CDS encoding cupin domain-containing protein yields the protein MESSQTGGEYGTVLRTVRAGEEPPLHTHSCENELLYAVQGQLIARVGDARVDVGPGAYAALPRGVPHTIEVVGGQATLLLSFVLGGLERFLVPRKGEQLDPAAFGLTFP from the coding sequence GTGGAGAGCAGCCAGACCGGAGGCGAATATGGCACTGTCCTTCGGACAGTGCGCGCGGGGGAGGAGCCGCCGCTGCACACCCACTCGTGCGAGAACGAGCTGCTCTACGCTGTGCAGGGGCAGCTAATCGCGCGCGTCGGCGATGCCCGCGTCGACGTGGGGCCCGGCGCCTACGCGGCTCTTCCCCGCGGTGTGCCGCATACAATCGAGGTGGTCGGCGGTCAAGCGACCCTGCTGCTCAGCTTCGTGCTGGGTGGGCTGGAGCGCTTCTTGGTCCCCCGCAAAGGCGAGCAGCTCGATCCGGCCGCTTTCGGCCTAACGTTCCCGTAG
- a CDS encoding NUDIX domain-containing protein encodes MTLRVRDFSALMDNVGRFPHLRDDERGTAQPGKSSFFGGLSEHGDTPLQSVVRKIAEEIGITIHSENIAVSEKACIFFARGINGSAPDTAESEPLIVEAEEVGGIRDNSRLLRPSCSTVSWPPE; translated from the coding sequence ATGACCTTGCGTGTTCGGGATTTTTCCGCGTTGATGGACAACGTCGGACGCTTTCCTCATCTGCGAGATGACGAGCGTGGTACAGCGCAGCCGGGAAAGAGTTCGTTTTTCGGTGGCCTAAGTGAACACGGCGACACGCCCCTCCAATCCGTCGTTCGCAAAATCGCTGAAGAAATCGGCATAACGATCCACTCGGAGAATATCGCAGTGTCTGAAAAGGCGTGTATTTTCTTTGCGCGCGGCATAAACGGATCCGCGCCGGATACCGCGGAAAGTGAGCCGTTGATCGTTGAGGCCGAGGAGGTGGGCGGCATTCGAGACAACTCACGTCTCTTGCGGCCTTCGTGCTCCACCGTTTCCTGGCCTCCCGAATGA
- a CDS encoding low molecular weight phosphatase family protein produces MTDGCKRVLFLCTGNYYRSRFAEELFNHLAEQEELPWRAFSRGAAERGAPENTGSISRFALEALQALGISPSRADELPQPCTLADCRQADIVIGLKEAEHRSMVERRFPALADRVLYWQVDDLDVAEPGDALPHLELMVANLIAMLRTDDLRS; encoded by the coding sequence ATGACTGATGGCTGCAAGCGGGTTCTTTTTCTTTGTACAGGCAACTATTACCGCAGCCGGTTTGCGGAGGAACTATTCAATCACCTTGCTGAACAAGAGGAATTGCCTTGGCGAGCATTCTCCAGGGGTGCTGCCGAAAGGGGGGCGCCGGAGAACACGGGATCCATCTCCCGCTTTGCGCTCGAGGCGTTGCAAGCACTGGGAATTAGCCCGAGCAGGGCTGATGAACTTCCGCAGCCGTGCACCTTAGCTGACTGTCGGCAAGCAGATATCGTCATAGGATTGAAAGAGGCGGAGCATCGATCGATGGTCGAACGCCGCTTTCCGGCCCTCGCGGATCGGGTCCTATATTGGCAAGTGGACGATCTCGACGTCGCCGAGCCCGGCGATGCCCTGCCACACCTGGAGCTAATGGTCGCGAACCTGATCGCTATGTTGCGAACGGACGACCTGCGGTCCTAA